A single genomic interval of Monodelphis domestica isolate mMonDom1 chromosome X, mMonDom1.pri, whole genome shotgun sequence harbors:
- the LOC100010216 gene encoding CCR4-NOT transcription complex subunit 7-like, which yields MPAAHAEQSPRIREVWACNLDEEMKKMRPVIQQYNYVAMDTEFPGVVARPVGEFRSYADYQYQLLRCNVDWLKIIQLGLTFMNEQGECPPGTSTWQFNFKFNLKEDMYAQDSIELLTMSGIQFKKHEEEGIEAQYFAELLMTSGVVLCDEVKWLSFHSGYDFGYFIKILTNSPLPEEAHDFFEILKLFFPVIYDIKYLMKSCRNLRGGLQEVATQLELERVGSQHQAGSDSLLTGMTFFKMREMFFEDHIDDAKYSGYLYGLGSGATHAYSNSCSGYHRGYYSGYYSGYYRGYHNNLQYVQYSREPVWRGDQPVFMSIPEMPLFEVEDQQFYTYGE from the exons ATGCCAGCCGCCCATGCCGAGCAAAGCCCGCGGATCCGGGAAGTTTGGGCTTGCAACCTGGACGAGGAGATGAAGAAAATGCGCCCCGTTATCCAGCAGTACAATTACGTGGCTATGGACACGGAGTTTCCAGGTGTGGTGGCCAGACCCGTGGGGGAATTCCGAAGCTATGCCGACTACCAGTACCAGCTTCTGAGGTGCAATGTGGACTGGCTGAAGATCATCCAGCTGGGGCTGACCTTTATGAATGAGCAAGGAGAGTGCCCTCCGGGAACCTCCACGTGGCAGTTTAATTTTAAGTTCAATTTGAAGGAGGACATGTACGCCCAGGACTCCATCGAGCTGCTCACCATGTCCGGCATCCAGTTCAAGAAGCACGAGGAGGAGGGCATCGAGGCACAGTACTTCGCAGAGCTCCTCATGACCTCCGGGGTGGTCCTGTGCGATGAGGTCAAGTGGCTGTCCTTTCACAGTGGCTACGACTTCGGTTACTTCATCAAGATCCTCACCAACTCGCCCCTGCCAGAAGAAGCCCACGACTTCTTCGAGATCCTGAAACTCTTCTTCCCAGTCATCTATGACATCAAGTACCTCATGAAGAGCTGCAGAAACCTCAGGGGTGGACTGCAGGAAGTGGCCACTCAACTAGAGCTGGAGAGAGTTGGCTCTCAGCACCAGGCGGGGTCTGACTCCCTCCTCACAGGGATGACCTTCTTCAAAATGCGAGAAATGTTCTTTGAAGACCACATTGATGATGCCAAGTATTCTGGTTACCTGTATGGCCTTGGTTCTGGAGCCACCCATGCCTATAGCAACTCTTGCAGTGGCTACCACAGAGGCTACTACAGTGGCTACTACAGCGGCTACTACAGAGGCTACCACAACAACTTACAGTATGTCCAGTACAGCAGAGAACCTGTATGGAGAGGAGACCAGCCAGTATTCATGAG CATTCCAGAGATGCCCCTCTTTGAGGTCGAGGACCAGCAGTTCTACACCTATGGCGAGTGA